One window of Nocardioides dongkuii genomic DNA carries:
- the rpmH gene encoding 50S ribosomal protein L34 yields the protein MSKRTYQPNNRRRHKVHGFRLRMRTRAGRAILSSRRRKGRKELAV from the coding sequence GTGAGCAAGCGTACGTACCAGCCGAACAACCGTCGTCGCCACAAGGTGCACGGGTTCCGCCTGCGCATGCGCACCCGCGCCGGGCGCGCCATCCTCTCCTCGCGTCGCCGCAAGGGACGCAAGGAACTGGCCGTCTGA